The nucleotide window CCGTAGAGCCCGCCGGTGTTGAGCGGCCCGCGCACCTGGTCCAGACCGGTTTCGCCGCCGCGGACGCCCTGCAGCTGCCAGGTCACCGACGTCAGCGGGGTGCCGGTCAGCCGCGCGGCGGTGAGCCCGCGCGCGGCCTTGTTGCCGTTGCTGGCGCCGTAGTCCTCTTCGTGGCCCATGTTCACGGTCAGCACGGAGAGCTCGTTGTCGCCGGGCTTGAGGGCACCCGCCGGGAAGGGGAAGGTGTGCTGCGGGCTGGTGGAGCTGCCGAGGAAGACGCCGTTGAGCCACGCCGAGAACGCCCCGGCCGGGCCGCCGCTCTGGCTGGAAAGGGTGATCCCGGTCTGCTTCCCGTCGCCGGTGAAGTGGCCGCGGTACCAGGTGTTGCCGGTGTGGAAGCCGTAGTCGTCGGCGAAGAGGACGGGTTTCGTGCCGAGCGCGGTCGAGCTGTTGGTGGTCTCCTTGTCCGCGACGGGCCACGCCGAGTCGTCGAAGCCCGGCTGGCTCTCCGGAGACTCCTGCTGGTGCTTCCAGCCGGTCAGGGCGGGCAGCGTGACGGCCTTCGCGGTCGGGGCGGTTCCGGTCAGGCTGCCGCTCGACGTCGGCTTCGCAGGCACCCAGGACCCGTTCCACAGCAGCGTTTTCGCCGTGCTGAAGACCTCGAAGGCGCCGTCGGTGCCGGTGTCGCCGGTCAGCGCCAGCACGCCGTACTGCTCGGCCGCGGTCCGCACCAGGTGGGTACCGCGGACCAGCACCGGACCGGCCGCGGTGTCCTGGCGCCAGAAGGTCGCCGCCGTCGCCTTGTCGGCGAGCAGCAGGAGCAGCGGGCGCGCACCGGGCGCGGTGACGAGCACGCGGGCCAGGCCGTCGTGGGTGTAGTTGAGCCGCAGGTCGCCGCGGGCGGCGTCCCAAGTGGACGTGGCGGCGCCGCCGAGGACCTGCACGGACGGCTGCTTCGCGAACCGCAGCACGGTCTCGCCGGGCCCGCCCTTGTCACCGTAGAGCACGGCGACGTCCCGGCCGCCGATGGCAGCGGTCGTCATGATCTCCGACGTCGAGTACTGCATCCGCGCGGCACCGAGGTCATAGCCGGCGACGAGGATCTTCGACTGGCGGCCGTTCAACGTGATGCCGGTGCCGGGCTGCTGCGGCACGACCGGGTAGTAATCGGTGCTCCCGGACAGCAGATCGACGGCGTCCACCACGACGAAAGCGCCGTTCGCCTTCGCGTTCTTCTGCCCGGTGACGACGATCTTCAGCGTGTGCGGCCCGGCAGGCAGGTCACGCACCTCGTAACCGGTGATCTGGTTCTGCTTGCCCGCGGCGTAGAGGTCGACGGAAGAGACTTTGGCGTCGTCCAGGTAGACGTCGGCGATGCCGTGACTCGGGTCCTTCGACGTCACCCAGCGGATCCCGCTGCCGGTGAAGGGAATGCTGACGCTGTCGCCGTCGACGTTGGAGAAGGACTCGGTGTGCTGGTAGTCGCCGCCGGTGTAGTTGACCTCGGGCCCGACGTGGCTCCAGGTGCCGGTGTAGGCGACCTCGGTGGCGCGGTCGTCGTAGGTGTAGCCGGCGTGCGCGGCGAGGTCGAGCGCGACGCTGGTGGTGTTCGTGGCGGTGGACGTCGAGTCGCTGTGGCGCAGGGTGTGGAACTGCGTGCGGGTGTCGGGGTTGATCCGCGCGGTGTCGGTGAGCGCCGGATCGGTCAGCGGCGCACCGGCGAGCCCGTCGGTCTTGGTCAGCGGCGCGACGGACTGGGTGAAGTAGCCGATCAGCTTGTCTTCGGCGTACTTCGGGTCGAACTGGCGGCCTTCGGTGATGGCGGCGCCGTAGTCGTAGGAGGTGTAGTTCTGCGGGATCGCGCTCCAGCCCCAGGAGGTGCCGCCGTGCAGCATGTAGAAGCTCTGCACGGTGGCGCCGACGGCGATGTTCTGCTTGTAGAAGACGTTCGCGAACTGGTCGTTGATGAGCTGCGCGCACTTTTCGTAGCCAGGGCCGCCCCACGGGTCGAAGGCACCCCCCTGGAACTCGGCGGTGATGAGCGGCTTGCCGGGCACGTGGTCGTAGCTGATGTCCGGCACGCCGTTCCATTTGGCGGGGTTCGAGCAGTCGAAACCCTGCGGGTAGGAGTCGGCGGCATCGACGTCGAGGGCGGCATCCCCGGCGTTGAAGGTGCCGTTGTTGTTGCCGACGAGCGGAACGGTGATGCCGTCGGCGCGAGCCTTGCCCTCGAGGTGCTTCATGTAGGCGCGGCCGTCGGCGTTGCCGTTGTAGTACTCGTTTTCGACCTGGTAGGCGAGCACGCTCCCGGTGCCGTTGGTGAGCTGGTGCCGGGCGATGATGCGGTCGATCTGCGTCTGCCACTCGTCGGAGTACTCGAGGTAGACGGGATCGGCACTGCGGGTGTGCCCGGGAGTGGTGGACAGCCAGGTCGGGAACCCACCCCCGTCGACCTCGGCGTTGATGTAGGGCCCGGGCCGCGCGATGACGTAGAGGCCGGCCTGCTGAGCCATGTCGAGGAGCCGGTCGAGGTCCCGAACGCCGGTGAAGTCGTAGACGCCCTGTTTCGGCGAGTGGTAACCCCAGTCGAAGTAGAGCGAGGTCGCGTTGAAGCCGGCGGCCTTCATCTTCTGGAAGACGTCGAGCCAGAGATCGGGACTGGGCAGGCGGTAGGAGTGGAACTCACCGGACCACAGGTAGATGCGCTTCCCATCGACGAGGAAGGAGTACCCATCGTAGGTGACGGAGTGCAAGGCCCCCGGCCTCCCTGGCGCGGCGTGCGCCCCCGGGGCGGCAACACCGGCAAAGGCAAGCAGGGCGGAAAGCAGAACGGCGAGCAGCATCCGGCAACGGCGAGCGGAGCGCATCCGGGCCTCCTGAGCGGCGGGGACCACAATCGAACACGAACCTTTGCCGACCACACAGAAGCGGTCAAGATACAACACCAAGATGGATCAGTGCGGAGGGATTGTTAGCGTTAACAGCAGTGGGGCGAAAGGGATTTGACGAGGCAAACCCGCCAAACTGGAGGAGGAGGAGGAGGAGGAGGCGGCGGCGGCGGCGGAGGGCCCGGCAGCCAACCCACCGCAAGCCAAAGGAAGCCCGGCAGCCTCCCCACCGCAACAGACGACGCCCAGACCCCCCGCAACCCCGATCCGAAGCCGAAACACGGCCGGCGGCGCCGGGTCAAGGCACGCTTTCCCGCCTTGACGCGGTGCCGCCGGCCGTAGTCACAATCGGCGATCGGGGTGGCGGAAACCCGGCAGGAGCAGAAAACCCCACCGGGATCAGTGCGGCCCAGTACTCTCCCGAACCACCAACTCAGCAGCCACCAAATGCCGAGCCCCCGCATCACCACCGGCCATCCGCTCCTCGAGCAACCCGAACGTCCGCCGCCCAACCTCGATGAAATCCTGCCGCACCGTCGTCAACGGCGGCGTGAAGAACTCCGCCTCCGGCACATCGTCGAACCCCGCAACGTGCACATCCTCCGGCACCCGGATCCCGGCCTCGGTGAACGCCCGCAACAACCCCAGCGCCATCTGGTCATTGGCCGAAAACACCGCCTTGAGCCCCCGCTTGCCCACCAGCGCGCGCCCGGCCTCGTACCCCGACCGCGGGCTCCAGTCGCCGCGGACCACCGCCGGGACGCGGGCGCCGTGGCTCTCCAGGGTCTCGCGCCAGCCGCGCTCGCGGTCGCGGGCCTCCAGCCAGTCCTCCGGGCCTGCCAGGTGCCAGACCGTCCGGTGACCGCGGGACAGCAGGTGCTCGGTGGCCAGGCGGGCGCCGTCGTACTGGTCGACCGAAATCACCGGGACCGGCGCCGCCTCGCCGCCGCCGACCGCCACCAGGGGGATGTCCGACGGGGCGGCCGCGAGCGCGCGGCCGGCCGTCACGTGCGGGGCGATCACCACGATCCCCTCCACCGCCTGGCGCCGGAGGCTCTCCACCGCGTCGCCGATCGACGTCCGGCCCGGGCGCGTCACGCTGCAGATCGCGACACCGTAGCCCGCCTCGCGGGCCGCGTTCTCGATGCCGTAGAGCGTGCTCGCCGGTCCGTAGAGATTGGACTCGAGCGCGACCACGCCGAGCGTGCCCGACCGGCCGGTGACCAGCGCCCGCGCGGCCGTGTTGGGCCGGTAGCCGAGCTTCTGCACCGCGGCGAGCACCCGCTCGCGGGTCTCCGGGCGCACCGGCCCGCTCTCGTTGACCACGCGCGAAACCGTCATGTGCGAGACACCGGCCATGCCGGCGACGTCGGCCAGGCTCGGCTGCCGCGGCCCCGGCGGGGAAGTCCTCGTCTGCTCCCCCGGCTTCGCCCGGTCCACCACCCTGGCCCCCTCCACGTCGTACCGCCTCACCCCCGAGACGGTACCGCCGAACCGGCGCTTTCCGGACGTCCCGCGCCGGGCCCGGACCGCCCGGGGAAAACGGAGAACGCTTTCACGGCCGCCACGGTGACTCACCGGGCTCGGCGAGCCCTCCGCCCGATCCCGGTGAGCGGGACATCGGGTCGTCGCGCGGTGCCGCGGTCGCCGTCGTGGCCACGCTCGTCGTCAACGACGGCGGGGCCGGCGGCCACAGCACCGCTTCGGCCGGCTCCGGGGGCCGCAGCCGCGCGGCCAGCACGAGGACCGCCGCCACCGCGGCGACGCACGTCCCGGCCAGCAGCATCGCGATTCGTCGGCGCATACCTGCTGTTGTCCGTACCCCGGCACCCTGTTCGCCG belongs to Amycolatopsis tolypomycina and includes:
- a CDS encoding LacI family DNA-binding transcriptional regulator → MVDRAKPGEQTRTSPPGPRQPSLADVAGMAGVSHMTVSRVVNESGPVRPETRERVLAAVQKLGYRPNTAARALVTGRSGTLGVVALESNLYGPASTLYGIENAAREAGYGVAICSVTRPGRTSIGDAVESLRRQAVEGIVVIAPHVTAGRALAAAPSDIPLVAVGGGEAAPVPVISVDQYDGARLATEHLLSRGHRTVWHLAGPEDWLEARDRERGWRETLESHGARVPAVVRGDWSPRSGYEAGRALVGKRGLKAVFSANDQMALGLLRAFTEAGIRVPEDVHVAGFDDVPEAEFFTPPLTTVRQDFIEVGRRTFGLLEERMAGGDAGARHLVAAELVVRESTGPH
- a CDS encoding beta-galactosidase; this encodes MHSVTYDGYSFLVDGKRIYLWSGEFHSYRLPSPDLWLDVFQKMKAAGFNATSLYFDWGYHSPKQGVYDFTGVRDLDRLLDMAQQAGLYVIARPGPYINAEVDGGGFPTWLSTTPGHTRSADPVYLEYSDEWQTQIDRIIARHQLTNGTGSVLAYQVENEYYNGNADGRAYMKHLEGKARADGITVPLVGNNNGTFNAGDAALDVDAADSYPQGFDCSNPAKWNGVPDISYDHVPGKPLITAEFQGGAFDPWGGPGYEKCAQLINDQFANVFYKQNIAVGATVQSFYMLHGGTSWGWSAIPQNYTSYDYGAAITEGRQFDPKYAEDKLIGYFTQSVAPLTKTDGLAGAPLTDPALTDTARINPDTRTQFHTLRHSDSTSTATNTTSVALDLAAHAGYTYDDRATEVAYTGTWSHVGPEVNYTGGDYQHTESFSNVDGDSVSIPFTGSGIRWVTSKDPSHGIADVYLDDAKVSSVDLYAAGKQNQITGYEVRDLPAGPHTLKIVVTGQKNAKANGAFVVVDAVDLLSGSTDYYPVVPQQPGTGITLNGRQSKILVAGYDLGAARMQYSTSEIMTTAAIGGRDVAVLYGDKGGPGETVLRFAKQPSVQVLGGAATSTWDAARGDLRLNYTHDGLARVLVTAPGARPLLLLLADKATAATFWRQDTAAGPVLVRGTHLVRTAAEQYGVLALTGDTGTDGAFEVFSTAKTLLWNGSWVPAKPTSSGSLTGTAPTAKAVTLPALTGWKHQQESPESQPGFDDSAWPVADKETTNSSTALGTKPVLFADDYGFHTGNTWYRGHFTGDGKQTGITLSSQSGGPAGAFSAWLNGVFLGSSTSPQHTFPFPAGALKPGDNELSVLTVNMGHEEDYGASNGNKAARGLTAARLTGTPLTSVTWQLQGVRGGETGLDQVRGPLNTGGLYGERAGWSLPGFPDRGWASASLPVKDTTPGVSWYRTTADLDLPRGQDTSLGLTITDDPARQYRALIFVNGWQLGQYVNYLGPQHSFPIPNGVLNPNGRNTIAVAVWNLDGSTGGLGTIAWTNYGSYRSPLTVRPNASPGYDPVRYAMPPAPTAGVSLTAPDTASGGQAFTASATVRVPAGAPPAFDVKPALTAPAGWTVGAAAPPSVARIDGGKSATFTWTVTPPSTVDTAALKVAVAYRQAGRPGSVTGERIVGAVPPAPPAGQAAVSSLPFLTATNGWGPVERDTSNGEASAGDGKPMTIGGVAYAKGLGVHAASDVQLYLAGTCTRLTAAVGVDGETGTGGSVTFSVAVDGVTRVTTPVVRGGQAAVPVDVDVTGAQVLDLIVGDGNGQDHADWAVPTLTCLTPPAG